The following coding sequences lie in one Spirosoma sp. KUDC1026 genomic window:
- a CDS encoding bifunctional 5,10-methylenetetrahydrofolate dehydrogenase/5,10-methenyltetrahydrofolate cyclohydrolase: MQLLDGKVLSAQIKQEIAAEVAQIREEGGKIPHLVAILVGTNGASETYVASKMKNCEEIGMKSTLIRFEPSVTEDELLDAVREVNDNPDMDGLIVQLPLPDHINPDRVMETISPAKDVDGFHPINIGRMAKGLPAYVSATPQGVLEMLKRYNIETSGKHCVVVGRSQIVGLPMSILMQRNTYPGNCTVTLTHSRTQNLAEICRTADILVAALGKPEFVTADMVKEGAVVIDVGLERVPDASKKSGFALKGDVKFDEVAPKTSFITPVPGGVGLMTICSLMQNTLKAARGEVYAR; the protein is encoded by the coding sequence ATGCAACTTCTAGACGGCAAAGTGCTTTCGGCACAAATCAAACAGGAAATAGCGGCCGAAGTCGCGCAGATTCGCGAAGAGGGCGGTAAGATCCCTCACCTCGTCGCCATACTCGTTGGTACGAATGGCGCTTCGGAAACATACGTAGCCTCAAAAATGAAAAACTGCGAGGAGATCGGCATGAAATCCACCCTCATTCGGTTCGAACCGTCGGTTACAGAAGACGAATTACTAGACGCTGTTCGGGAAGTGAACGACAACCCCGATATGGACGGTCTGATCGTACAGCTCCCCCTCCCCGATCATATCAACCCCGACCGCGTGATGGAAACCATCAGCCCGGCCAAGGATGTAGACGGCTTCCACCCGATCAACATTGGCCGGATGGCAAAAGGCCTTCCTGCCTACGTATCGGCTACCCCCCAGGGCGTGCTGGAAATGCTGAAACGGTATAACATCGAAACGTCGGGGAAACACTGCGTCGTCGTTGGTCGCAGCCAGATTGTTGGGCTGCCGATGTCGATTCTGATGCAGCGTAACACCTATCCTGGCAACTGCACTGTTACGTTAACCCACAGCCGGACGCAGAATCTGGCCGAAATCTGCCGGACGGCCGACATTCTGGTTGCTGCACTGGGTAAGCCAGAGTTCGTTACGGCCGATATGGTGAAAGAGGGAGCCGTGGTGATTGACGTGGGCCTGGAACGCGTTCCCGATGCCAGCAAAAAAAGCGGCTTTGCGCTGAAAGGCGATGTGAAGTTCGACGAAGTAGCCCCCAAAACCAGTTTCATCACCCCCGTTCCCGGTGGCGTCGGCCTGATGACCATCTGCTCGCTGATGCAAAACACGCTGAAAGCCGCGCGGGGGGAAGTCTACGCTCGGTAG
- a CDS encoding nucleotide exchange factor GrpE, whose translation MENKENLDENPASAAQQPDNLATDELTTDEAVVVGEADETAAGETKTSDATSRELAELKDKYLRLYADFENFRRRTAKEKLELISNANEGLLQALIPVVDDFERAMQSIDKTDDVTAVKEGVSLIYNKLFKTLETKGLKPMVSKGEPFNADLHESVTQFPAPSEDMKGKVIDEVEKGYYLNDKVIRFAKVIVGS comes from the coding sequence ATGGAAAATAAAGAAAACCTGGACGAAAATCCGGCTTCTGCCGCACAACAACCTGACAACCTGGCAACTGACGAACTGACAACCGACGAAGCTGTGGTTGTGGGTGAAGCAGACGAAACGGCGGCAGGGGAAACGAAAACTTCCGACGCAACCAGCCGTGAGCTTGCTGAATTGAAAGATAAATACCTGCGTTTGTATGCCGACTTCGAGAACTTCCGTCGGCGTACGGCGAAAGAAAAGCTGGAGCTGATCAGCAACGCCAACGAAGGCTTGTTGCAGGCGCTGATTCCGGTTGTTGACGATTTTGAGCGGGCTATGCAGTCGATCGACAAAACCGACGACGTTACCGCTGTGAAAGAAGGCGTATCTCTGATTTACAACAAATTATTCAAAACGCTGGAAACCAAAGGGCTCAAGCCAATGGTCTCGAAGGGCGAACCGTTCAACGCTGATCTGCATGAATCTGTAACGCAGTTCCCGGCACCCAGCGAGGATATGAAAGGCAAAGTGATCGACGAAGTCGAAAAAGGCTACTACCTCAACGACAAAGTGATCCGGTTTGCAAAAGTTATTGTAGGAAGTTAA
- a CDS encoding SOS response-associated peptidase, translating to MAVQCNRAALYFVYRLVGFYQPRLVYAMCYHKSLNATEAELEKRYKAPLPPDASYQPVYHANAYQFPKWPILARWDQDSDEKQFRMIQWGLIPHWTKSADDIRTKTLNARAETIYDKPSFRASAQSGKRCLIPVTGFYEWYTQGSKKFPFYINTSDQKIASIAGLWDEWADPETGELVSTYTLLTTDANSLLAAIHNAKKRMPCVLTPAAEEAWLQESLSKEDALALLEHTYPVKNMHSYSISKRITSRSEPSDVPEVLEPSSYPELTTHKELFS from the coding sequence ATGGCTGTTCAGTGTAACCGGGCGGCACTTTACTTTGTTTATAGACTAGTCGGGTTTTACCAGCCCCGGCTAGTCTATGCCATGTGTTACCACAAATCGCTGAATGCCACCGAGGCCGAGCTGGAAAAGCGTTACAAAGCGCCCCTGCCCCCCGACGCATCGTATCAACCGGTTTATCACGCAAACGCGTATCAGTTTCCTAAGTGGCCGATTCTGGCGCGCTGGGATCAGGATTCGGACGAGAAACAGTTTCGGATGATTCAGTGGGGGCTGATTCCGCACTGGACAAAATCAGCAGACGATATCCGGACGAAGACCCTGAATGCCCGCGCCGAAACGATTTACGATAAGCCCTCATTCCGGGCGTCGGCCCAGTCGGGGAAACGTTGTTTGATCCCGGTAACGGGTTTCTACGAATGGTATACGCAGGGAAGCAAGAAATTTCCGTTTTATATCAACACCAGTGATCAGAAAATTGCGTCTATTGCTGGTTTGTGGGATGAGTGGGCCGACCCGGAAACGGGTGAACTGGTATCTACCTACACCCTCCTGACTACGGACGCTAACTCACTACTAGCAGCTATTCACAACGCCAAAAAACGGATGCCCTGCGTACTGACACCTGCTGCCGAAGAAGCCTGGCTGCAGGAAAGTTTATCAAAGGAAGACGCCCTGGCGTTGCTGGAACACACCTACCCGGTGAAGAACATGCACAGCTACAGCATCAGCAAACGCATTACGTCCCGCAGCGAACCCAGCGACGTACCCGAAGTTCTGGAACCGTCCAGCTACCCTGAGCTAACGACCCATAAGGAGTTGTTTAGTTGA
- a CDS encoding DUF4385 domain-containing protein — MGKPFDYTLDFQTIDFRQHPELYRVGKGEQGVLLVQPYKSEIVPYWRFRTPEIAKESSEKIYQLFLDYKTKGDFIGMDMARKFLQMGYTRSRRYANHRTGQKYDGPVPDDQKGRSGAHGRDQLPRDEDPVKAESARIFYGKYLEAREDPDYKQQKKSWQEKYG, encoded by the coding sequence ATGGGCAAACCATTTGACTATACCCTCGATTTCCAGACAATCGACTTTCGCCAGCATCCGGAATTGTACCGGGTTGGGAAAGGCGAACAGGGCGTTTTGCTGGTGCAACCCTACAAGTCCGAAATTGTACCGTACTGGCGTTTTCGGACGCCCGAGATTGCCAAAGAATCGTCGGAGAAGATCTATCAGCTTTTTCTAGATTATAAAACTAAAGGTGATTTCATCGGTATGGATATGGCACGCAAGTTTCTCCAAATGGGCTACACCCGTTCCCGACGCTACGCCAATCACCGGACAGGACAGAAATACGACGGGCCCGTTCCTGACGATCAGAAAGGTCGCTCTGGTGCCCACGGACGCGACCAGCTTCCCCGCGACGAAGATCCTGTCAAAGCTGAATCGGCCCGGATCTTCTACGGTAAGTATCTGGAAGCACGCGAAGACCCGGACTACAAACAGCAGAAAAAATCCTGGCAGGAAAAGTACGGCTGA
- a CDS encoding pyridoxamine 5'-phosphate oxidase family protein, protein MEQLTDSTVTLDGKTYTLTELDQSCWQQLAEAPEAEKNSFKTMTVATCTHNGADARITVLRKVDPKRKYVWFHTDARAEKVIQLETFPNAGLLFWDAEKQVQLRLTVETRLHTDDFVADDQWAELSPSSRKLYLSEKKPGIELPAPYPGFPEQFTNELPSESASEAGRNNFAVIECRVLNMEYLHLSRQGQTRAMFQYEPVVKLSWLAP, encoded by the coding sequence ATGGAGCAACTCACCGACTCAACTGTTACGCTGGACGGCAAAACCTATACGCTTACCGAATTAGATCAATCCTGCTGGCAGCAACTGGCTGAAGCGCCGGAAGCTGAGAAAAACAGTTTTAAAACGATGACCGTTGCGACCTGTACTCACAACGGTGCCGATGCCCGTATCACCGTCCTGCGCAAGGTTGATCCGAAACGAAAATACGTCTGGTTTCACACCGACGCCCGCGCCGAAAAAGTTATTCAGCTTGAAACATTCCCGAACGCGGGACTGCTGTTCTGGGACGCCGAAAAACAGGTTCAGCTTCGTCTGACTGTTGAAACCCGACTGCATACCGACGATTTTGTCGCCGACGATCAATGGGCGGAATTATCACCCAGTAGCCGCAAGCTGTACCTGTCAGAGAAAAAACCCGGTATAGAACTTCCGGCTCCCTACCCCGGCTTCCCCGAACAGTTTACGAATGAATTACCTTCGGAATCAGCCAGCGAAGCCGGACGTAACAATTTTGCCGTGATCGAGTGCCGGGTGCTGAACATGGAGTACCTGCACCTGAGCCGCCAGGGACAAACCCGGGCCATGTTTCAGTACGAACCCGTCGTTAAGCTTAGCTGGCTGGCACCCTAG
- the dnaJ gene encoding molecular chaperone DnaJ — protein sequence MATKRDYYEILGVDKNVSPDDLKKAYRKMAIKYHPDKNPDDPTAEEKFKEAAEAYDVLNDPQKKARYDQFGHAGVGGAASGGYGAGGPSMEDIFSQFGDVFGDDSPFGSFFRGAQGGGGQRQRVRRGSDLRIKLKLNLQEVANGVEKKIKVKRHVTCNTCGGNGSKNGTAVQTCSTCNGTGQTRKVVNTMLGQMVSTSTCPTCNGEGKLVTDRCDVCFGEGRVLQEDVIPLKIPAGVAEGIQLSVGGKGNVPPRGGVAGDLLIVIEEEEDADLKRDGNNVVFDLYVNFVDAAIGTSVEVPTIDGKARITLDPGTQSGKILRLKNKGIKELNGYGRGDQLVHVNVWTPKILSAEERSLLEKLRNSPNFQPRPNKNEKGFFDKMKDFFHG from the coding sequence ATGGCAACAAAGCGCGACTATTACGAAATACTGGGGGTAGATAAGAACGTATCGCCGGATGATCTGAAGAAGGCTTATCGGAAGATGGCGATCAAATATCACCCGGATAAAAACCCCGATGATCCAACCGCCGAAGAGAAATTTAAGGAAGCGGCCGAGGCTTACGATGTTCTGAACGATCCCCAGAAGAAAGCGCGTTACGACCAGTTTGGTCATGCGGGTGTTGGGGGAGCTGCCAGTGGCGGTTACGGAGCCGGTGGCCCATCGATGGAAGATATTTTCAGTCAGTTTGGCGACGTCTTTGGCGATGATTCGCCGTTTGGCAGTTTCTTCCGGGGCGCTCAGGGGGGCGGTGGTCAGCGGCAGCGCGTTCGTCGCGGTTCCGACCTGCGGATCAAACTGAAGCTGAATCTGCAGGAAGTGGCCAACGGGGTCGAGAAAAAGATCAAAGTAAAACGCCACGTTACGTGCAACACCTGTGGCGGGAACGGCTCCAAGAACGGTACGGCCGTGCAAACCTGTTCGACCTGTAACGGTACCGGCCAGACCCGCAAAGTAGTCAATACGATGCTGGGCCAGATGGTATCGACCAGCACTTGCCCAACCTGTAACGGCGAAGGAAAACTCGTGACCGATCGCTGCGACGTTTGCTTTGGGGAGGGACGCGTGCTGCAGGAAGACGTTATCCCACTCAAAATTCCGGCTGGTGTTGCCGAAGGTATCCAGCTGTCGGTTGGCGGGAAAGGAAACGTACCCCCGCGCGGTGGCGTAGCGGGCGATCTGCTGATCGTTATCGAAGAGGAGGAAGATGCTGATCTGAAGCGTGACGGTAACAACGTCGTGTTCGATCTGTACGTCAATTTCGTTGATGCCGCTATTGGTACCAGCGTTGAAGTGCCTACCATCGACGGGAAAGCGCGTATTACGCTTGATCCGGGCACGCAGAGCGGAAAAATCCTGCGCCTGAAAAATAAAGGCATCAAAGAACTGAACGGCTACGGCCGGGGTGATCAGCTCGTGCACGTTAACGTCTGGACGCCAAAAATCCTGTCGGCAGAAGAACGGTCATTGCTGGAAAAACTGCGCAACTCACCCAACTTTCAGCCTCGCCCGAATAAAAATGAGAAAGGCTTCTTCGACAAAATGAAGGATTTTTTTCACGGTTGA
- a CDS encoding zinc-binding alcohol dehydrogenase family protein, producing the protein MKSLVCTTPGQFDYQTGEQPTLQPGHAIIRIRRVGICGTDLHAFEGTQPYFNYPRILGHELAGELVAIDGDTDFEVGETVTIIPYFHCGHCIACRSGKTNCCERLQVGGVHIDGGMTEFLSVPAYSLVHSNGLGFDELALVEPLAIGAHGVRRAAVQAGEHVLVMGAGPIGLGVMAFAKLAGATVTALDLNDNRLQFCREQLGIDHTVNARQEDALVQIRRITKGDMPTVIIDATGSLKAIEQGFSYLAHGGRYVLVGLQKGNISFSHPEFHKREATLMSSRNATRADFDQVMNALKNKDIDPTTYITHRVAFDQVATEFASWLNPELSVIKAMVSIP; encoded by the coding sequence ATGAAAAGCTTAGTTTGTACCACTCCCGGCCAGTTCGATTATCAAACTGGTGAGCAGCCAACCTTACAACCTGGTCACGCTATTATCCGAATCCGACGCGTTGGTATCTGTGGTACCGACCTGCATGCCTTTGAAGGGACGCAGCCGTATTTTAACTATCCGCGGATACTGGGGCATGAACTGGCTGGCGAATTGGTTGCCATTGACGGCGATACCGATTTTGAGGTAGGAGAGACTGTCACAATCATTCCGTATTTCCACTGCGGTCACTGCATTGCCTGTCGATCAGGGAAAACTAACTGCTGTGAACGGTTACAGGTTGGTGGAGTGCACATCGACGGCGGCATGACCGAGTTTCTGTCGGTGCCAGCCTATTCGCTGGTGCACAGCAACGGACTGGGCTTCGATGAACTGGCACTGGTAGAACCACTGGCGATTGGGGCACATGGTGTCCGACGGGCGGCTGTGCAAGCGGGCGAGCATGTACTGGTAATGGGAGCTGGCCCTATTGGCCTGGGCGTAATGGCATTTGCTAAACTAGCCGGGGCTACTGTCACGGCGCTCGACCTGAACGATAATCGACTGCAATTCTGCCGGGAGCAACTCGGCATTGACCATACCGTTAATGCCAGACAGGAGGATGCGCTGGTACAGATCCGACGTATCACTAAGGGGGATATGCCAACCGTAATTATCGACGCAACTGGCAGTCTGAAGGCTATCGAACAGGGATTTTCGTACCTGGCTCATGGCGGACGTTACGTGCTGGTGGGTCTGCAGAAAGGCAACATCAGCTTCAGTCATCCAGAGTTTCACAAGCGGGAAGCCACGTTGATGAGCAGTCGGAACGCGACCCGGGCCGATTTTGATCAGGTGATGAACGCGCTGAAAAATAAAGACATTGATCCGACCACTTACATCACTCACCGTGTTGCGTTTGATCAGGTAGCCACCGAGTTCGCATCCTGGCTCAACCCAGAATTGAGTGTTATCAAAGCGATGGTTAGTATTCCCTGA
- a CDS encoding ROK family protein: protein MQTYWGVDLGGTKIEGVVLSAEKGQLPSLDNVIIRKRIDTEAHLGYDHIMGQVVKLIDQIKAETNLTPERIGFGTPGSFDPTRLIMKNCNTTAMNGKPMKQDLSRLLGVPVEVANDANCFALAEATMGIVPDVVPDFQTVFGVIMGTGVGGGVVFRGRDGVPFVVNGLQGIGGEWGHNLLEENGHLCFCGKRGCVEQVISGPALQRYYHEVSGEERNMKEIMERYNLGNDLVASQTVNRMLENFGLAISVIINILDPQAIVLGGGVGNVDLLYTEGVDRARKYIFNSGELNTRFLKPKLGDSAGVFGAALL, encoded by the coding sequence ATGCAAACCTACTGGGGCGTCGATTTAGGCGGCACAAAAATCGAAGGGGTTGTTCTCTCAGCCGAAAAGGGCCAGCTTCCTTCGTTAGACAACGTTATTATTCGTAAACGGATCGATACCGAGGCCCATCTGGGCTATGATCACATCATGGGTCAGGTTGTCAAGCTGATCGATCAGATCAAAGCCGAAACGAACCTCACACCCGAGCGTATTGGCTTCGGTACGCCGGGTTCGTTCGACCCGACCCGGCTGATCATGAAGAACTGCAACACGACCGCCATGAATGGCAAACCCATGAAGCAGGACTTGTCCCGGCTGCTGGGCGTACCGGTCGAAGTAGCCAACGATGCCAATTGCTTTGCCCTGGCCGAAGCGACGATGGGTATTGTTCCGGACGTTGTTCCTGATTTTCAGACGGTATTTGGCGTCATCATGGGCACTGGCGTTGGTGGGGGTGTTGTCTTCCGGGGCCGCGATGGGGTGCCGTTTGTCGTAAATGGCCTGCAGGGCATTGGTGGTGAATGGGGCCACAACCTGCTCGAAGAAAACGGCCATCTCTGCTTCTGCGGTAAACGGGGCTGTGTGGAACAGGTTATTTCAGGCCCGGCCCTGCAACGGTATTACCACGAGGTAAGTGGCGAAGAGCGGAACATGAAGGAGATCATGGAGCGCTACAACCTGGGCAACGACCTGGTGGCCAGTCAGACCGTCAACCGGATGCTGGAGAACTTCGGCCTGGCCATCTCCGTCATTATTAACATCCTTGATCCCCAGGCCATCGTGCTGGGTGGTGGCGTCGGCAATGTCGATCTCCTCTATACGGAAGGCGTTGACCGGGCCCGGAAATATATCTTCAATTCCGGCGAGCTGAACACCCGCTTCCTTAAACCCAAGCTTGGCGACAGCGCCGGCGTTTTCGGGGCAGCACTGTTGTAG
- the queG gene encoding tRNA epoxyqueuosine(34) reductase QueG: MHAAASRYTQLIKAKAQSLGFDFCGVAKADFLDDEAPRLETWLKNGMHGQMNYMANHFDKRLDPRLLVDDAKSVLTVLLNYYPDQTLPQEDDDYKLSKYAYGEDYHFVIKDKLKSLLAYIHEEIGEVGGRAFVDSAPVMDKAWAKRGGLGWVGKHTNLINRTMGSFFFIGELILDLELEPDGPITDYCGTCTRCIDACPTDAIVGPYVVDGSKCISYFTIELKEAIPDDVRGQFDNWIFGCDICQDVCPWNRFARPNQTAAFQPHPALTTFSKSDWEEITDDVFREIFRRSAVKRTKLEGLKRNIAFSQPFPAA; the protein is encoded by the coding sequence ATGCACGCAGCCGCCAGCCGATACACGCAGTTAATCAAAGCCAAAGCTCAGTCGCTGGGGTTCGACTTCTGCGGGGTGGCCAAAGCTGATTTTCTGGACGACGAAGCGCCCCGGCTGGAGACCTGGCTCAAAAATGGAATGCATGGCCAGATGAACTACATGGCCAATCACTTTGATAAACGGCTCGACCCGAGGCTACTGGTCGATGATGCCAAGTCGGTGTTGACCGTTCTGCTAAACTACTATCCTGACCAAACGCTGCCTCAGGAGGACGACGATTACAAACTCTCGAAGTACGCGTACGGCGAAGACTATCACTTTGTTATCAAAGACAAGCTGAAATCATTGCTGGCTTATATCCACGAGGAAATTGGCGAGGTGGGCGGGCGCGCCTTTGTGGACTCGGCGCCGGTAATGGACAAGGCGTGGGCGAAGCGGGGCGGTCTGGGCTGGGTCGGAAAACATACCAACCTCATCAACCGGACCATGGGTTCCTTTTTCTTCATCGGTGAACTCATTCTTGACCTCGAACTCGAACCCGACGGGCCTATAACCGACTACTGCGGTACGTGTACCCGCTGCATAGACGCCTGCCCCACCGACGCTATTGTCGGCCCTTACGTTGTTGATGGCAGCAAGTGCATTTCGTATTTCACGATCGAACTGAAAGAAGCCATTCCTGACGACGTTCGTGGGCAATTCGACAACTGGATTTTCGGCTGTGACATTTGCCAGGACGTCTGCCCCTGGAACCGCTTCGCGCGCCCGAATCAGACTGCTGCTTTTCAGCCTCACCCCGCACTGACGACGTTTTCAAAGTCCGATTGGGAAGAAATTACCGACGACGTATTTCGGGAGATTTTCCGCCGATCGGCCGTAAAACGTACTAAATTAGAAGGACTTAAGCGAAATATTGCGTTCAGTCAACCTTTTCCCGCTGCCTAA
- a CDS encoding DUF2723 domain-containing protein, which yields MQSFKRLNTLTGWLVFAVALVTYAMTVERTASFWDCGEFIACSFKLQVPHPPGAPFFLLLGRLFSMMSFGNLTSVAYWINMASVLASAFTILFLFWTITMLAQKLLDRRSDATSEAEYTTGDTLLVLGSSAVGALAYTFSDTFWFSAVEAEVYGMSSFFTAIVVWAAFKWERIDDEAAANRWLIFIAYLTGLSIGVHLLNLVTLPALALIYYFKKQPKPTFWGGAIAFGIGLVVLGVINSGIIPGLPSMAFAVERLFVNTFGLPFNSGTIFFVVVFLGAIVYGIIWSARQKRVILNTSLLALAFVLIGYASYMQVLVRADFNPPINENNPDDALNFLSYLKREQYGSRSLLYGPVFTSRPIDQKQGAPVWKKEGSKYVIFDHQPEYVYAPGDEMLFPRVYSSQQNHPQLYRQMLGLAEGQKPTMGDNIKFLFSYQLGHMWWRYLMWNFAGRESDEEGAGYLLPWSSDQNAPDLLKENKARDNFYMLPFMLGLFGIAFQYFRRRRDFLIVGLLFLFTGIALQVFLNSPPSEPRERDYIYVGSFYFFAIWLGLGVMSIAEGLRTVLKSDVMRNGLVAGLCLLIPVMMGAKSWDNHNRDNRYQSVDFAKNLLNSCAPNAILFTGGDNDTFPLWYVQEVEGFRRDVRVCNLSLLGTEWYIQQMKRKTYESEALPISLEFDQFNKGKNDIVPFYEVPGVKNGIDLKQYINLIRTSNPAIQVPLTNGDMTSVLPSSVLFLPIDKAAVDKANFVPTSLKPFMKDTLQWTIGKKDLYKPDLIMLDMIATNNWQRPIYFSSTLGGDSYLNLKNYLQLEGYAYRLMPVAVPGASDGYVNTDIMYNNMTKKTFWREFDNPNVYYDDTYKGPPVISARIAFFRLADQLLREGKEDKAREVLNYSLKVIPDKSIPYDQISSNYVRFLFAVGDNKKALEIADTMASRADQNLTYDKTGNRFGNPDADLYILQTIVDACREAKQTGAATKYEAIFQKHINAFG from the coding sequence ATGCAGTCATTCAAACGCCTGAACACCCTGACAGGCTGGCTCGTTTTCGCCGTTGCGCTCGTTACGTACGCAATGACCGTCGAACGAACCGCCAGTTTCTGGGACTGTGGCGAATTCATTGCCTGTTCGTTTAAACTACAGGTTCCCCACCCACCCGGCGCTCCGTTCTTTCTTCTCTTAGGTCGCCTTTTTTCCATGATGTCCTTTGGCAACCTCACCAGCGTTGCCTACTGGATCAACATGGCCTCGGTACTGGCCAGTGCCTTTACCATCCTGTTTCTGTTCTGGACCATTACGATGCTGGCGCAGAAACTCCTCGACCGCCGAAGCGACGCAACGTCCGAAGCCGAATACACCACTGGCGATACGTTGCTGGTGCTGGGAAGCAGTGCCGTTGGCGCGCTGGCCTACACCTTCTCCGATACGTTCTGGTTCTCGGCCGTTGAAGCCGAGGTGTACGGCATGTCGTCGTTCTTTACGGCTATCGTCGTTTGGGCGGCCTTCAAATGGGAGCGGATCGATGATGAAGCTGCCGCCAACCGCTGGCTGATTTTCATTGCCTACCTGACGGGGCTATCCATCGGTGTCCACTTGCTGAACCTGGTTACCCTGCCCGCGCTGGCCTTGATCTATTACTTCAAGAAACAACCAAAACCAACGTTCTGGGGCGGAGCCATCGCCTTCGGCATTGGTCTGGTCGTCTTGGGCGTCATCAACTCAGGTATTATTCCAGGGCTGCCTTCCATGGCATTTGCCGTTGAGCGGTTATTCGTGAATACATTCGGGCTGCCGTTTAACTCCGGCACGATCTTCTTTGTCGTCGTTTTCCTGGGTGCCATTGTGTATGGAATCATCTGGTCGGCGCGGCAGAAGCGCGTCATCCTGAACACGTCGCTGCTGGCGCTGGCTTTTGTTCTGATCGGCTACGCGTCGTATATGCAGGTGCTGGTCCGGGCTGACTTTAACCCACCCATCAACGAAAACAACCCCGACGATGCGCTGAACTTTCTGTCGTATCTGAAACGGGAGCAGTACGGTAGCCGGTCGCTGCTCTACGGTCCGGTCTTTACGTCACGCCCAATTGACCAGAAACAGGGTGCTCCGGTCTGGAAAAAAGAAGGCAGCAAGTACGTCATTTTCGATCACCAGCCCGAGTACGTTTATGCGCCCGGCGACGAGATGCTGTTCCCACGGGTGTACAGTTCGCAGCAGAATCATCCGCAACTGTACCGCCAGATGCTGGGTCTTGCCGAAGGGCAGAAACCCACGATGGGCGACAACATCAAGTTTTTGTTCAGCTACCAGCTAGGCCATATGTGGTGGCGCTACCTGATGTGGAACTTCGCCGGTCGGGAAAGCGATGAAGAAGGTGCCGGCTATCTGTTGCCCTGGTCATCGGATCAGAATGCTCCGGACTTATTGAAAGAAAACAAAGCCCGCGACAACTTCTACATGCTGCCGTTCATGCTCGGCCTGTTCGGTATCGCGTTCCAGTACTTCCGTCGTCGGCGGGATTTCCTGATCGTTGGGCTGCTGTTTTTGTTCACGGGTATTGCCCTCCAGGTCTTTCTGAACTCCCCGCCGTCTGAACCCCGGGAACGGGATTATATCTACGTCGGATCGTTCTATTTCTTCGCTATCTGGCTGGGTCTGGGCGTTATGTCCATTGCTGAAGGTCTGCGTACCGTCCTGAAATCGGATGTTATGCGGAACGGCCTCGTAGCGGGTCTGTGTCTACTGATACCGGTCATGATGGGGGCCAAGAGCTGGGACAACCACAACCGCGACAACCGCTACCAGTCGGTTGACTTTGCTAAAAACTTACTGAACTCCTGCGCGCCAAATGCGATTCTGTTCACCGGTGGTGACAACGATACGTTCCCGCTCTGGTACGTCCAGGAGGTCGAAGGATTCCGGCGCGACGTGCGGGTCTGTAACCTGAGTCTGCTGGGTACGGAATGGTACATCCAGCAGATGAAGCGGAAAACCTACGAATCAGAAGCCCTGCCGATCTCGCTGGAGTTCGATCAGTTCAACAAAGGAAAGAACGACATCGTACCGTTCTACGAGGTACCGGGTGTAAAGAACGGCATTGATCTGAAGCAGTACATCAACCTGATCCGGACCAGCAACCCTGCCATTCAGGTGCCACTCACGAACGGCGACATGACGAGCGTACTACCTTCGTCGGTGCTGTTCCTGCCGATTGATAAAGCCGCTGTTGATAAGGCCAACTTCGTACCGACTTCGCTGAAACCGTTTATGAAGGACACGCTGCAGTGGACTATTGGCAAGAAAGATCTGTATAAGCCGGACCTGATCATGCTCGACATGATCGCGACCAACAACTGGCAGCGGCCTATCTATTTCTCCAGCACGCTGGGCGGGGATAGCTACCTGAACCTGAAAAACTACCTGCAACTGGAAGGATATGCCTACCGCCTGATGCCGGTAGCGGTACCGGGCGCATCGGATGGCTACGTCAACACCGACATCATGTATAACAACATGACTAAGAAAACTTTCTGGCGCGAGTTCGACAACCCAAATGTTTACTACGATGATACGTACAAAGGACCACCGGTTATCTCAGCCCGGATTGCGTTCTTCCGTCTGGCCGATCAGCTTCTGCGGGAAGGTAAGGAAGACAAAGCCCGCGAGGTGCTGAATTACTCACTGAAGGTGATTCCGGACAAGAGCATTCCATACGACCAGATTTCGTCGAACTACGTCCGCTTCCTGTTTGCGGTGGGTGACAACAAAAAGGCGCTCGAAATTGCCGATACGATGGCCAGCCGTGCCGATCAGAACCTGACGTATGACAAAACCGGCAATCGTTTCGGTAATCCCGACGCTGATCTGTACATCCTGCAAACCATCGTCGATGCCTGTCGGGAAGCTAAACAAACGGGAGCGGCTACCAAATACGAAGCCATCTTCCAGAAGCATATCAACGCCTTTGGTTGA